The Ascaphus truei isolate aAscTru1 chromosome 11, aAscTru1.hap1, whole genome shotgun sequence genome includes a window with the following:
- the DRG2 gene encoding developmentally-regulated GTP-binding protein 2 isoform X2, with the protein MPAWHLSGSPPWSTFLSLMTSTASEAASYEFTTLTCIPGVIEYKGANIQLLDLPGIIEGASQGKGRGRQVIAVARTSDVVIMMLDATKGEVQRLLLEKELESVGIRLNKPKPNIYFKPKKGGGISFNSTVPLTQCSEKLVQLILHEYKMFNAEVLFREDCSPDDFIDVISGNRVYMPCLYVYNKVDQISMEEVDRLARQPHSVVISCGMNLNLDFLLESLWEYLALTCIFTKKRGERPDFSDAIILRKGASVEHVCHRVHRTLASQFKYALVWGTSTKYSPQRVGLSHNMEHEDVIQIVKK; encoded by the exons ATGCCCGCGTGGCACTTATCGGGTTCCCCTCCGTGG TCTACGTTCCTTAGCTTGATGACGTCCACAGCCAGCGAGGCTGCCTCGTACGAGTTCACCACTCTGACCTGCATCCCGGGCGTGATCGAG tacaaAGGAGCAAACATCCAGCTTCTGGATCTCCCGGGGATCATCGAAGGCGCATCGCAGG GGAAGGGCAGAGGTCGTCAGGTGATTGCCGTGGCCCGGACTTCTGACGTGGTCATCATGATGCTGGACGCCACGAAGGGAGAAGTCCAGAG GCTCCTGCTGGAGAAGGAGCTGGAATCCGTGGGCATCCGGCTGAACAAACCCAAACCCAACATCTACTTCAAG CCCAAGAAGGGAGGAGGAATCTCGTTTAATTCCACCGTGCCCCTGACTCAGTGCTCCGAGAAGCTGGTGCAACTTATTCTGCACGAGTACA AAATGTTCAACGCAGAGGTGCTCTTCCGGGAGGACTGCTCGCCCGATGACTTCATCGATGTCATCTCTGGGAACAGAGTGTACATGCCCTGTCTCTAC GTGTATAATAAGGTGGATCAGATCTCCATGGAAGAGGTGGACCGCCTGGCCAGGCAGCCGCACAGTGTGGTTATCAG CTGCGGGATGAACTTAAACCTGGATTTCTTACTGGAGAGTCTGTGGGAATACCTGGCACTGACCTGTATATTCACTAAAAAGAGGGGCG AGAGACCAGATTTTTCGGACGCGATTATCCTTCGGAAAGGCGCTTCAGTGGAGCACGTG TGTCATCGCGTTCACAGAACCCTGGCCAGCCAGTTTAAATACGCCCTGGTTTGG GGGACCAGCACGAAGTACAGCCCCCAGAGGGTGGGTCTGAGTCACAACATGGAGCACGAGGACGTCATCCAGATCGTCAAGAAGTAA
- the DRG2 gene encoding developmentally-regulated GTP-binding protein 2 isoform X1, which yields MGILEKISEIEKEIARTQKNKATEYHLGLLKAKLAKYRSQLLEPPKSAAGKGDGFDVMKSGDARVALIGFPSVGKSTFLSLMTSTASEAASYEFTTLTCIPGVIEYKGANIQLLDLPGIIEGASQGKGRGRQVIAVARTSDVVIMMLDATKGEVQRLLLEKELESVGIRLNKPKPNIYFKPKKGGGISFNSTVPLTQCSEKLVQLILHEYKMFNAEVLFREDCSPDDFIDVISGNRVYMPCLYVYNKVDQISMEEVDRLARQPHSVVISCGMNLNLDFLLESLWEYLALTCIFTKKRGERPDFSDAIILRKGASVEHVCHRVHRTLASQFKYALVWGTSTKYSPQRVGLSHNMEHEDVIQIVKK from the exons ATGGGGATCCTGGAGAAAATCTCGGAGATCGAGAAGGAGATCGCTCGGACCCAGAAAAATAAAG CCACTGAATACCACCTGGGGCTGCTGAAAGCGAAGCTCGCCAAGTACCGATCGCAGCTGCTGGAGCCGCCCAAATCTGCGGCAGGCAAAGGAGATGGCTTCGATGTGATGAAGTCTGGAGATGCCCGCGTGGCACTTATCGGGTTCCCCTCCGTGGGTAAG TCTACGTTCCTTAGCTTGATGACGTCCACAGCCAGCGAGGCTGCCTCGTACGAGTTCACCACTCTGACCTGCATCCCGGGCGTGATCGAG tacaaAGGAGCAAACATCCAGCTTCTGGATCTCCCGGGGATCATCGAAGGCGCATCGCAGG GGAAGGGCAGAGGTCGTCAGGTGATTGCCGTGGCCCGGACTTCTGACGTGGTCATCATGATGCTGGACGCCACGAAGGGAGAAGTCCAGAG GCTCCTGCTGGAGAAGGAGCTGGAATCCGTGGGCATCCGGCTGAACAAACCCAAACCCAACATCTACTTCAAG CCCAAGAAGGGAGGAGGAATCTCGTTTAATTCCACCGTGCCCCTGACTCAGTGCTCCGAGAAGCTGGTGCAACTTATTCTGCACGAGTACA AAATGTTCAACGCAGAGGTGCTCTTCCGGGAGGACTGCTCGCCCGATGACTTCATCGATGTCATCTCTGGGAACAGAGTGTACATGCCCTGTCTCTAC GTGTATAATAAGGTGGATCAGATCTCCATGGAAGAGGTGGACCGCCTGGCCAGGCAGCCGCACAGTGTGGTTATCAG CTGCGGGATGAACTTAAACCTGGATTTCTTACTGGAGAGTCTGTGGGAATACCTGGCACTGACCTGTATATTCACTAAAAAGAGGGGCG AGAGACCAGATTTTTCGGACGCGATTATCCTTCGGAAAGGCGCTTCAGTGGAGCACGTG TGTCATCGCGTTCACAGAACCCTGGCCAGCCAGTTTAAATACGCCCTGGTTTGG GGGACCAGCACGAAGTACAGCCCCCAGAGGGTGGGTCTGAGTCACAACATGGAGCACGAGGACGTCATCCAGATCGTCAAGAAGTAA